A region from the Drosophila bipectinata strain 14024-0381.07 chromosome 3R, DbipHiC1v2, whole genome shotgun sequence genome encodes:
- the LOC108130262 gene encoding uncharacterized protein: MPPEKKSDGDVGRDPLVPDWVKPEVFEDLLKKQVPNFKKTKALRAKAALSAGENYATVMLRVELDVETKDNSVQTRAFMLKAPHQSEAYRQILEERDIFEIERGMYLEVVPEMEQMYRNVGVEVKFGAEAYEIPASDYYVLLEDLRPRGFRNADRLKGLDQSHTESVLRKLAQWHAASAVRVDTKGPYNEKYTAGFFKNKHFTDVFLNGSVKTLLQHVHNYEGHEAYIKDLKKVSDKVIEIMDNLNDPKPDEFNALNHGDGWSNNIMFQYNGKNELANTYFVDLQVPKWGTVAQDLYYFLISSTSLDVKLSKFDYFIWFYHSELVKHLTLLNYSKPLPTLRSIHEALNKYSGWAFICSASILGFVLLDPTDDASFENVMAEDANFKKSIFTNPRYKKHMEALLPWLKHRGALE; the protein is encoded by the exons ATGCCACCAGAAAAGAAAAGTGATGGGGATGTAGGAAGGGATCCTTTAGTTCCTGACTGGGTAAAACCAGAGGTCTTTGAGGATTTACTCAAAAAACAGGTGCCCAATTTCAAAAAGACTAAAGCCCTGAGGGCTAAGGCAGCGCTCTCCGCTGGGGAGAACTATGCCACTGTAATGCTGCGAGTGGAACTAGATGTGGAAACTAAAG ATAATTCAGTCCAGACTAGAGCCTTCATGTTAAAAGCGCCGCACCAATCGGAAGCGTATAGACAGATTCTGGAAGAAAGGGACATTTTCGAAATAGAGCGAGGAATGTACTTGGAAGTGGTTCCCGAAATGGAGCAAATGTATCGTAATGTGGGAGTGGAGGTCAAGTTCGGGGCAGAGGCTTATGAGATACCCGCGAGCGACTACTATGTCCTGCTGGAGGACCTTAGGCCGCGAGGCTTCCGAAACGCAGATCGCCTCAAGGGCTTAGACCAGTCACACACCGAGAGTGTTCTGCGAAAACTGGCCCAGTGGCACGCTGCCTCTGCAGTTCGGGTAGATACCAAAGGACCCTATAATGAGAAATACACGGCGGGATTCTTCAAAAACAAGCATTTTACAGATGTTTTCCTCAACGGCAGCGTCAAGACATTGCTACAGCACGTTCATAACTATGAAGGCCATGAAGCTTATATAAAAGATTTG AAAAAGGTGTCGGATAAAGTAATCGAAATTATGGATAACTTAAATGATCCAAAGCCGGACGAATTTAACGCCCTTAACCACGGCGATGGTTGGTCAAATAATATAATGTTCCAGTATAATGGGAAGAACGAACTCGCCAACACATATTTCGTGGACCTCCAAGTCCCCAAATGGGGAACAGTGGCCCAGGATCTGTACTACTTCTTGATTTCCTCAACGAGCCTAGATGTTAAACTCTCAAAGTTCGACTATTTCATTTGGTTCTATCACTCGGAATTGGTAAAACACTTGACCCTCTTAAACTATTCAAAGCCATTGCCAACTTTGAGGAGTATTCACGAGGCTCTTAACAAATATAGTGGTTGGG CCTTTATATGTTCTGCCAGCATATTGGGGTTTGTACTGCTGGACCCCACAGATGACGCTAGTTTCGAAAATGTAATGGCAGAGGATGCCAACTTCAAGAAGTCAATCTTCACCAACCCCAGGTACAAGAAGCATATGGAAGCTCTTCTACCATGGTTGAAACACCGGGGAGCTCTTGAATga
- the LOC108130390 gene encoding uncharacterized protein has protein sequence MSEESGTVPLPSWLKADLFEKLLSERFGDEYLAIRSFKPVAGLQPGENYSTIMLRLHFEVELKDHSTENVSFMLKTPHDFEMYREILKKNNMFVVERDVFLQVIPELEKMYKDAGLDIKFGARAYEIAAPDEYVLLQDLKPLGFKNVDRLEGLDMAHTKCVLKKLAQFHAASANRLHVKGPYTQKYLQPTYADSMKESIEQVAETLGKYLLKCLPLYEGYEEFSEAVHKIQPKIVDLMYSMNTPDPDDFVALNHGDCWTNNIMFRYEEESPAPVETFLVDLQLPKLASVAHDLMYFLLGSTKFEIQLSKFDYFIKYYHDQLIEHLELLKYPAEKTPSLRFLHSQLLKYGCVGYHTVLMLCPPVLLDRTDEANVKDFVTESENGDGLKMAMYSNARYKKHVSAILTWLNNRGALQ, from the exons ATGTCTGAGGAGTCCGGAACCGTTCCACTGCCTTCCTGGTTGAAAGCCGATCTCTTCGAGAAACTGCTAAGTGAGCGGTTCGGGGATGAATATTTGGCCATCAGGAGCTTCAAGCCGGTCGCTGGACTCCAGCCCGGCGAAAACTACTCCACCATAATGCTCCGCCTACACTTCGAAGTGGAACTGAAGG ATCACTCCACCGAAAATGTAAGCTTCATGTTGAAAACGCCCCACGACTTTGAGATGTATCGGGAGATCCTGAAGAAGAACAACATGTTTGTCGTGGAGCGCGATGTTTTTCTTCAGGTAATCCCAGAGCTGGAGAAGATGTACAAGGATGCCGGCCTGGACATCAAGTTCGGCGCCAGAGCCTACGAAATCGCAGCCCCCGATGAGTACGTCCTGTTGCAGGACCTGAAGCCATTAGGCTTTAAGAATGTCGATCGTTTGGAAGGCCTAGACATGGCCCACACCAAGTGTGTGCTTAAGAAACTGGCCCAGTTTCATGCTGCGTCCGCCAATAGGCTGCATGTCAAGGGACCCTACACCCAGAAATACTTGCAGCCCACCTATGCTGATAGCATGAAGGAGTCTATCGAACAGGTGGCGGAAACTTTGGGAAAGTACCTCCTAAAGTGCTTACCTCTTTATGAAGGCTACGAAGAGTTTAGTGAAGCTGTG CACAAAATTCAGCCCAAAATTGTGGACCTCATGTACTCCATGAACACCCCTGATCCAGACGACTTTGTTGCTCTCAACCACGGCGACTGTTGGACCAACAACATCATGTTCCGCTACGAGGAAGAGTCTCCGGCACCTGTAGAGACCTTCCTGGTGGATCTTCAGTTACCAAAGTTGGCCAGTGTAGCCCACGATCTGATGTATTTCTTGCTTGGTTCGACGAAATTCGAAATTCAGCTGAGTAAGTTCGATTACTTTATCAAGTACTACCACGATCAGCTGATCGAGCACCTGGAGCTGTTGAAGTACCCGGCGGAGAAGACGCCCTCTCTGAGGTTCCTGCACTCCCAGCTGCTGAAATACGGATGTGTTG GCTATCACACTGTTTTGATGCTCTGCCCCCCGGTTTTGTTGGATCGCACCGACGAAGCTAATGTCAAGGACTTTGTGACGGAATCGGAAAATGGCGATGGTCTCAAAATGGCCATGTATTCCAATGCGCGTTACAAGAAGCATGTTAGCGCTATCCTAACCTGGCTAAACAATCGTGGTGCTTTGCAGTAA
- the LOC108130392 gene encoding uncharacterized protein encodes MGTEDNQKEVHIPEWLKPEVFEDLIKHEVKDFKQIKSLRARAGVPSGENYATIMLRVELDIETKDNSQVTKGFMLKLPHASEAYRKVIEKTDMFDVERGMYLEVVPELEQLYRDVGVEVNFGAKAYEIPAGDYYVLLEDLKPRGFQNADRLQGLDQAHTENALHKFAQWHAASAVRVERKGPYPEKYTKGFLSNEDIVEAFCNRSVKIFLDHVHLVKGHEPYVKDLRIISDKLLDIVSDLNDVKPDDFNALNHGDGWANNIMFQYNESKRISDTYFVDLQLPKWGSVTQDLYYFLLSSTQLDIKTAKFDYFIWFYHSELVKHLKLLKYSKPLPTLRSIRDELSKYNGWAYVCASTIMPYVLLDPSDGNDFEKVLGDKDSSFKKSLFLNPRFHKHMTVLLPWLLHRGALEPTF; translated from the exons ATGGGCACAGAGGACAATCAAAAGGAAGTCCACATTCCAGAGTGGCTAAAGCCAGAAGTTTTCGAAGATCTAATCAAACATGAGGTAAAGGATTTCAAACAGATCAAGTCCTTGCGGGCCAGAGCTGGAGTTCCCAGCGGCGAAAACTATGCCACCATTATGCTAAGAGTGGAGCTGGATATTGAAACCAAAG ATAACTCACAGGTAACCAAGGGCTTTATGTTGAAACTACCACATGCTTCGGAGGCTTATCGTAAGGTAATTGAGAAAACAGACATGTTTGATGTGGAGCGCGGCATGTATCTGGAGGTTGTTCCCGAGCTGGAACAGCTGTACCGGGATGTGGGTGTCGAGGTCAACTTCGGGGCAAAAGCCTACGAAATCCCAGCCGGCGATTACTACGTCCTGCTGGAGGACCTTAAGCCACGAGGCTTTCAGAATGCGGACCGCCTCCAGGGTCTAGACCAGGCCCACACCGAAAATGCCCTTCATAAATTCGCCCAGTGGCATGCGGCCTCTGCCGTCAGGGTGGAACGGAAAGGACCCTACCCTGAAAAATACACCAAGGGTTTCCTGAGCAACGAAGACATCGTAGAAGCGTTCTGCAACCGCAgtgtgaaaatatttttggatcACGTTCATTTGGTAAAAGGACACGAGCCGTACGTAAAAGATTTG CGGATTATATCAGATAAATTATTGGATATCGTAAGCGATTTAAACGATGTCAAGCCCGATGATTTCAACGCCCTGAACCATGGCGATGGATGGGCCAACAATATAATGTTTCAGTACAACGAATCAAAGAGAATATCTGACACCTACTTTGTGGACCTTCAACTTCCCAAATGGGGCTCAGTGACTCAGGACCTTTACTACTTCCTGTTGTCCTCGACTCAGTTGGATATTAAAACGGCGAAGTTTGACTATTTTATTTGGTTCTACCATTCGGAGTTAGTCAAGCACCTAAAACTCCTGAAGTACTCAAAGCCCTTGCCCACCTTGAGAAGCATTCGGGATGAACTAAGCAAATATAATGGCTGGG CTTATGTCTGTGCCTCAACTATAATGCCATATGTTCTGCTCGATCCCTCTGATGGGAATGATTTCGAAAAGGTATTGGGTGATAAGGACTCATCCTTTAAGAAATCTTTGTTTCTTAATCCTCGTTTTCATAAGCATATGACAGTCCTCTTGCCTTGGCTGTTGCATAGAGGGGCATTGGAACCTACATTCTGA